One genomic region from Clostridium saccharobutylicum DSM 13864 encodes:
- the purN gene encoding phosphoribosylglycinamide formyltransferase — translation MFKIAVLASGGGTDLQSVIDAVESKYINAKIEMVIGSKEGIYALERAKKHNIDTFVVSRKEYKEKSSDKILELTKGKVDLIVLAGFLSILDGKILKEFEGKIINIHPSLIPSFCGPNMYGLKVHEAVIKSGVKFSGCTVHFVNSEVDGGAIILQEAVPVYFEDDAETLQKRILEKEHIILPKAIKLLSEGKVKVSDGRVKIEE, via the coding sequence TTGTTTAAAATAGCAGTTTTAGCTTCAGGAGGAGGAACAGATCTTCAGTCTGTAATAGATGCAGTAGAGAGTAAATACATTAATGCTAAAATAGAAATGGTTATAGGCAGCAAAGAGGGCATTTATGCCCTCGAAAGAGCTAAAAAACATAATATAGACACATTTGTTGTTAGCAGGAAAGAGTATAAAGAAAAATCCTCAGATAAAATATTAGAATTAACAAAAGGTAAAGTTGATTTAATAGTTCTTGCAGGATTTTTATCAATCTTAGATGGAAAAATATTAAAAGAATTTGAAGGTAAAATAATAAACATTCATCCATCATTAATTCCATCTTTTTGTGGACCTAATATGTATGGATTAAAAGTTCATGAAGCTGTAATTAAGAGTGGAGTGAAATTTTCAGGTTGTACTGTTCATTTTGTAAATAGTGAAGTGGATGGAGGTGCTATAATCCTTCAGGAAGCTGTTCCAGTTTATTTTGAAGATGATGCGGAAACTCTTCAAAAAAGAATACTAGAAAAAGAGCATATAATACTACCTAAAGCAATAAAATTACTTAGCGAAGGTAAAGTAAAAGTTAGTGATGGTAGAGTTAAGATAGAAGAATAA
- the purH gene encoding bifunctional phosphoribosylaminoimidazolecarboxamide formyltransferase/IMP cyclohydrolase, whose amino-acid sequence MKKRALISVFDKDGVLDFAKFLVSKDVEIVSTGGTYKYLKENGLEVIEINEVTNFPEMLDGRVKTLHPLVHAGILAIRDNEEHMNTLKGRDIHTIDYVVVNLYPFFEKVKEDLEFEEKVEFIDIGGPTMLRAAAKNFQDVVVISDKNDYKVVMDEIESNGETSLKTKKRLAGKVFNLMSAYDGAISNFLLDDEEYPEYLSVSYRKMQGLRYGENSHQSAAVYSSTMRDGAMNTFETLNGKELSYNNFKDVDIAWKCANEFDEPSCCALKHNTPCGVAVGTHSYEAYMKAYEVDPTSIFGGIVAFNRKVDKKTAEEMVKIFLEVIAAPEYDEDALEVLKTKKNLRVLKFNNTPKADKYMVTVDGAMLVQEEDNKLIEEIKVVTESKPTDEEMKDLLFGMKVVKYVKSNAIVVAHNGIALGIGGGQVNRIWPTEDALRRGKGATILASDAFFPFRDVVDQAAQYGIKAIIQPGGSMRDQESIDACNEHGIAMVFTGYRHFKH is encoded by the coding sequence GTGAAAAAGAGAGCTTTAATAAGTGTATTTGATAAAGATGGAGTTTTAGATTTTGCTAAATTCCTAGTATCTAAAGATGTTGAAATTGTATCAACAGGGGGAACTTATAAATATTTAAAGGAAAATGGTTTAGAAGTAATTGAAATTAATGAAGTTACTAATTTTCCTGAAATGTTAGATGGAAGAGTTAAGACTCTTCACCCATTAGTTCATGCAGGAATATTAGCGATAAGAGATAATGAAGAACATATGAATACATTAAAAGGTAGAGATATTCATACTATAGATTATGTAGTTGTAAATCTTTATCCATTCTTTGAAAAAGTTAAAGAAGATTTAGAATTTGAAGAAAAGGTTGAATTTATCGATATTGGTGGCCCTACAATGCTTAGAGCTGCAGCTAAAAACTTCCAGGATGTTGTAGTAATTAGTGATAAAAATGACTATAAAGTTGTTATGGATGAAATTGAATCAAATGGAGAAACTTCTTTAAAAACTAAGAAGAGATTAGCTGGTAAGGTATTTAATCTTATGAGTGCATATGATGGTGCTATTTCTAATTTCTTATTAGATGATGAAGAATATCCAGAATATCTTTCGGTTTCATATAGGAAGATGCAAGGTCTTAGATATGGTGAAAATTCACATCAAAGTGCAGCTGTTTATTCTTCAACAATGCGTGATGGTGCAATGAATACTTTTGAGACTTTAAATGGTAAGGAATTATCTTATAATAATTTTAAAGATGTTGATATAGCTTGGAAATGTGCTAATGAATTTGATGAACCATCATGCTGTGCATTAAAACATAATACACCTTGCGGTGTTGCAGTTGGAACGCATTCTTATGAAGCTTATATGAAAGCGTATGAAGTAGATCCAACTTCAATATTTGGTGGAATTGTTGCGTTTAATAGAAAAGTAGATAAGAAAACTGCAGAAGAAATGGTTAAGATTTTCTTAGAAGTTATAGCTGCACCAGAATATGATGAAGATGCTTTAGAAGTATTGAAGACAAAGAAGAATTTAAGAGTTCTTAAGTTCAATAATACTCCAAAAGCTGATAAATATATGGTTACAGTGGATGGAGCAATGCTGGTTCAAGAAGAAGATAACAAATTAATTGAAGAAATAAAAGTTGTAACAGAATCTAAACCTACTGATGAAGAAATGAAAGATTTATTATTTGGTATGAAAGTAGTTAAGTATGTTAAATCAAATGCTATAGTAGTTGCTCATAATGGAATCGCATTAGGTATTGGTGGAGGTCAAGTTAATAGAATTTGGCCAACAGAAGATGCGTTAAGAAGAGGAAAAGGTGCTACTATACTTGCATCTGATGCATTTTTCCCATTTAGAGATGTTGTAGATCAAGCAGCTCAATATGGAATTAAAGCTATAATTCAACCAGGTGGATCTATGAGGGATCAAGAATCAATAGATGCTTGTAATGAACATGGAATTGCGATGGTATTTACAGGATACAGACATTTTAAACATTAA
- the purD gene encoding phosphoribosylamine--glycine ligase, protein MKLLLIGSGGREHALAWKFAQSKKVEKIFVAPGNGGTAIENKCENVNITDIDELVKFAQNENVDLTVVGPEDPLTKGIVNKFKKEGLKIFGPAENGAKLEGSKSFSKEFMKKYGVKTAQYETFTNVDEALKYLEICEYPTVVKADGLAAGKGVAICANKQEAEEAVKSYMVEDIFNGAGQTIVIEEFLEGVEASILSITDGKTIIPFISGKDHKQIFDGGKGPNTGGMGVLAPNPYVTEAVMKEFEENIMAKTLNGIKEEGFDYKGIIFFGIMITKKGTYLLEYNVRMGDPETQSVLYLMESDLVEVIEAALREELDKIEIKWKDGVCINVVLASNGYPGNFTKGYEIKIDEKVKDKVFLAGAKFENGILKTNGGRVLSVIGLGKDTEEARKDAYNNIKYVQFEGAYCRTDIGTHM, encoded by the coding sequence ATGAAACTTCTTTTAATTGGTTCCGGTGGTAGAGAACATGCTTTAGCTTGGAAATTTGCACAAAGTAAAAAGGTAGAAAAAATATTTGTTGCACCAGGTAATGGTGGTACAGCAATTGAAAATAAATGTGAAAATGTAAACATCACTGATATTGATGAATTAGTTAAATTTGCACAAAATGAAAATGTAGATCTTACTGTAGTAGGACCAGAAGATCCTTTAACAAAGGGTATAGTAAACAAATTTAAAAAAGAAGGATTAAAAATATTTGGACCAGCTGAAAATGGTGCAAAACTTGAAGGTAGTAAGAGTTTTTCTAAGGAATTTATGAAAAAATATGGAGTTAAAACAGCTCAATATGAAACATTTACTAATGTAGATGAAGCTCTTAAATATTTAGAAATTTGTGAATATCCAACAGTTGTTAAAGCTGATGGACTTGCAGCAGGTAAAGGTGTTGCTATATGTGCTAATAAACAAGAAGCTGAAGAAGCTGTAAAATCATATATGGTAGAGGATATATTTAATGGTGCAGGCCAAACTATAGTGATTGAAGAATTCTTAGAAGGGGTAGAAGCTTCAATTCTTTCTATAACAGACGGGAAAACAATAATTCCATTTATATCAGGAAAAGATCATAAGCAAATTTTTGATGGTGGTAAAGGTCCAAATACAGGTGGAATGGGAGTTTTAGCCCCAAATCCGTATGTTACAGAAGCGGTAATGAAAGAGTTTGAAGAGAATATAATGGCTAAAACATTAAATGGAATTAAAGAAGAGGGATTTGATTATAAGGGAATTATATTCTTTGGAATTATGATAACTAAAAAAGGAACGTATCTTTTAGAATATAATGTAAGAATGGGAGATCCTGAAACTCAATCAGTTCTTTATTTAATGGAAAGTGATTTAGTAGAAGTTATAGAAGCAGCTTTAAGAGAAGAACTAGATAAAATAGAAATAAAGTGGAAAGATGGAGTTTGCATTAATGTTGTTCTAGCATCTAATGGATATCCAGGTAATTTCACTAAAGGCTATGAAATAAAGATAGATGAAAAAGTTAAAGATAAGGTGTTTTTGGCAGGTGCTAAATTTGAAAATGGTATTTTAAAGACTAATGGTGGCAGAGTATTATCGGTTATAGGTCTTGGAAAAGATACTGAAGAGGCTAGAAAAGACGCTTACAATAATATTAAGTATGTTCAATTTGAAGGAGCATATTGTAGAACAGATATAGGAACACATATGTAA
- a CDS encoding tetratricopeptide repeat protein: MKNKNYLYINYLNMARNSKIEKNLLKALSFYKKAYALKIGKDDIELLMDMALIYDKIGLKNEAEEKYFEVLKLDEDDARAYYGLAVIYDENNELYRAKRYYKKAIEKDPNYDKGYFFLANIYDELGEKNKAIENYKKVIELNKTDLWAYANLACILEELDNNEEALLYIDKALKIDSNNYKIFFNKGVILNKLNSTYDSIKCYERSIKINPKYPYSYLNLAVIYRENGEFYKAIEVINEGITENKDEGFLYYNRACFYVNIGEVLLAFEDIKKCIELDESFLDYMKKDEELNPIRRLEEYKSLFN, from the coding sequence ATGAAAAATAAAAATTATTTATACATTAATTATTTAAATATGGCAAGAAACTCAAAGATAGAAAAGAATTTGTTAAAAGCACTTAGTTTCTATAAAAAAGCATATGCTTTGAAAATTGGAAAAGATGACATTGAACTTCTGATGGATATGGCTTTAATATATGATAAGATTGGATTGAAAAATGAGGCGGAAGAAAAGTATTTTGAAGTACTGAAATTAGATGAAGATGATGCTAGAGCTTACTATGGATTAGCTGTAATTTATGATGAAAATAATGAATTGTATAGGGCAAAAAGATATTATAAAAAAGCAATCGAAAAAGATCCAAATTATGATAAAGGATATTTTTTTCTAGCTAATATATATGATGAATTAGGTGAAAAAAATAAAGCTATTGAAAATTATAAAAAAGTTATAGAATTGAATAAAACAGATTTATGGGCATATGCTAATTTGGCGTGCATTTTAGAAGAGTTAGATAATAATGAAGAAGCGTTATTATATATTGATAAAGCATTAAAAATAGATTCTAATAATTATAAGATATTTTTTAATAAAGGAGTTATTTTAAATAAATTAAATTCCACATATGATAGTATTAAGTGTTATGAAAGATCAATAAAAATAAATCCTAAATATCCATATAGTTATTTGAATTTAGCTGTTATATATAGAGAAAATGGAGAGTTTTATAAAGCTATAGAGGTAATTAATGAAGGTATAACAGAAAATAAAGATGAAGGTTTTTTATATTACAATAGGGCATGTTTTTATGTAAACATAGGAGAAGTTTTATTGGCATTTGAAGATATAAAGAAGTGTATAGAATTAGACGAATCATTTTTAGATTATATGAAAAAAGATGAGGAATTAAATCCTATAAGGAGACTTGAAGAATATAAAAGTCTTTTCAATTAG
- a CDS encoding DUF3592 domain-containing protein produces the protein MVSILLISIGITFIILGIMIFIDKLKLLRTGVRTEGEVVDFEKKIEASISEEKEILYITVYKPIIRFKAENGAIRTITYDAVNSNKIYKIGDKVTLIYKAEELENVEINDIQNIFGVLCKLIAMGIIFIIFALVLSLV, from the coding sequence ATGGTGAGCATTTTATTAATTTCTATTGGAATTACATTTATAATACTTGGAATTATGATTTTTATAGATAAATTAAAATTATTGAGAACAGGGGTAAGAACTGAAGGTGAAGTTGTAGATTTTGAAAAAAAAATCGAAGCGTCTATAAGTGAAGAAAAAGAAATTCTATATATAACAGTTTATAAACCAATAATAAGATTTAAGGCAGAAAATGGGGCAATTAGAACTATAACGTATGATGCTGTCAATAGCAATAAAATATATAAAATTGGTGATAAAGTTACATTAATATATAAGGCGGAAGAGTTAGAAAATGTTGAAATAAATGATATACAAAATATATTTGGAGTATTGTGTAAATTAATTGCTATGGGAATTATATTTATAATTTTTGCATTAGTATTATCGTTGGTATAA
- a CDS encoding MarR family winged helix-turn-helix transcriptional regulator, translating into MDIRRTVINDLLVQLFSDVLQIEEYALKNGVLSDLSITEVHTIEAIGMYNERTMSEVAQRLKITVGTLTTAISKLIKKEYVERKRTEEDRRVVLVKLTKKGKLAFRLHEKFHEDMVNTSIDGLSEMEEKMLISSLNKINNFFKEKYELK; encoded by the coding sequence ATGGATATAAGAAGAACAGTGATTAATGACTTGTTGGTGCAGTTATTTAGTGATGTCTTACAAATCGAAGAATATGCTTTGAAAAATGGTGTACTTTCAGATCTTTCCATTACAGAAGTGCATACAATAGAGGCTATTGGAATGTATAATGAAAGGACTATGTCGGAAGTAGCTCAAAGATTGAAAATTACTGTAGGTACTTTAACAACTGCGATTAGTAAATTAATCAAAAAAGAGTATGTAGAAAGAAAAAGAACAGAAGAAGACAGAAGAGTTGTATTAGTTAAACTAACAAAAAAGGGGAAATTAGCATTTAGACTCCATGAGAAGTTTCATGAAGATATGGTTAATACATCAATAGATGGATTAAGTGAAATGGAGGAAAAAATGCTAATTTCTTCTTTAAATAAAATAAATAATTTCTTTAAAGAAAAATATGAATTGAAATAG
- a CDS encoding beta-ketoacyl-ACP synthase III, protein MNNVKIAGIGAYLPSLVVTNDRISELVETNDEWIVQRTGVSERRISEGENTSDIATKAAKIALERAGVDAKDLELIIVATISPDMFIPSAACLVQSNLDADKAACFDISVACSGFVYALEIAKGLMNSMNYKNALVVGAEVLSKVTDWTDRGTCILFGDGGGAAVLKQSETKGIIKSYLRADGKKGNALTIGGPDIDTPFSKEKILKDKYIKMNGREVFKFAVGAIEEAVNEVIKDTNISLEEIKYIVPHQANSRIIELAAAKLNLNIDKFYINLDKVANTSSATVPIALNEMYEKGLLKKGDKIILVAFGGGLTYGSTLLEW, encoded by the coding sequence ATGAATAATGTTAAAATTGCTGGGATTGGAGCTTATCTACCTTCTTTAGTAGTTACTAACGATAGAATAAGTGAACTTGTTGAAACAAATGATGAATGGATAGTTCAAAGAACAGGAGTTAGTGAAAGAAGAATTTCAGAAGGAGAAAATACTTCTGATATAGCTACAAAAGCAGCTAAAATTGCACTTGAGAGAGCAGGAGTTGATGCAAAAGATTTGGAATTGATAATAGTTGCAACTATTAGTCCTGATATGTTTATTCCATCAGCTGCGTGTTTAGTGCAAAGTAACTTAGATGCAGATAAGGCAGCTTGCTTTGATATAAGTGTTGCATGTTCAGGGTTTGTATATGCCTTGGAAATAGCAAAGGGATTGATGAATTCTATGAACTATAAAAATGCTTTAGTGGTTGGTGCTGAAGTTCTTTCTAAAGTAACAGATTGGACGGATAGAGGAACTTGCATTTTATTTGGTGATGGCGGCGGAGCAGCTGTATTGAAACAAAGTGAAACAAAAGGTATTATTAAATCATATTTAAGAGCAGATGGAAAGAAAGGGAATGCACTGACTATAGGTGGGCCAGACATTGATACTCCTTTTTCTAAAGAAAAAATATTAAAAGATAAATATATAAAAATGAATGGAAGAGAAGTATTTAAATTTGCAGTAGGTGCAATAGAAGAAGCTGTAAATGAAGTTATTAAAGATACAAATATTTCATTAGAAGAAATTAAATATATAGTTCCTCATCAAGCAAATTCTAGAATTATAGAATTAGCAGCTGCAAAATTAAATTTAAATATAGATAAGTTTTATATAAATTTGGATAAAGTTGCTAATACATCATCAGCAACAGTTCCAATAGCATTAAATGAAATGTATGAAAAAGGTCTGTTAAAAAAAGGAGATAAAATTATTTTGGTTGCATTTGGTGGGGGATTAACTTACGGATCTACACTGTTAGAATGGTAA
- a CDS encoding acyl carrier protein: MLFEEIREVICEQLGNEKDEVKLETTFEELGADSLDLFQIVIELEEKYDIQIEEVEGLKTIKDAVEYVEKNKK, translated from the coding sequence ATGTTATTTGAAGAGATAAGAGAAGTTATATGTGAACAATTGGGAAATGAAAAGGATGAAGTTAAATTAGAAACAACATTTGAAGAATTAGGAGCTGATTCTTTGGATTTATTTCAAATTGTAATTGAACTTGAAGAAAAATATGATATACAAATTGAAGAGGTTGAAGGATTAAAGACTATAAAAGATGCAGTAGAATATGTAGAAAAAAATAAAAAATAA
- the fabK gene encoding enoyl-[acyl-carrier-protein] reductase FabK, with protein MERNRVCELLKIKYPIFQGGMARIADASLAAAVSEAGGLGIITGAAPTEWVREQIKETKKLTNKPFGVNIMLMAENADEIADLVCEEEVAVVTTGAGSPGKFMEKWKKHNIKVIPVVASVALAKRMEKAGADAIIAEGTESGGHVGQLTTMTLVPQVVDAVNVPVIGAGGIGDGRGVAAAFMLGAEGIQVGTRFLVAKECTVHQNYKDKILKANDIDTEVTGRCTGHPVRVLRNKLARTYLKLEKEGMPVEEIEKLGIGALRKAVVEGDVDNGSLMSGQIAGLINKEQTSKEIIEELFKGAEERFKLFGGKYE; from the coding sequence ATGGAAAGAAATAGAGTATGTGAACTATTAAAAATAAAATACCCTATATTTCAAGGTGGTATGGCAAGAATTGCAGATGCATCGTTAGCAGCAGCTGTAAGTGAAGCAGGTGGACTTGGAATAATAACAGGTGCAGCACCAACAGAATGGGTAAGAGAACAAATTAAGGAAACTAAAAAGTTAACTAATAAGCCATTTGGAGTAAACATAATGTTAATGGCAGAAAATGCAGATGAGATAGCAGATTTAGTATGTGAAGAAGAGGTTGCAGTTGTAACAACAGGTGCGGGTAGTCCTGGAAAATTTATGGAAAAATGGAAAAAACATAATATAAAGGTTATACCAGTAGTAGCATCAGTTGCGCTTGCTAAAAGAATGGAAAAAGCAGGGGCAGATGCAATTATTGCAGAAGGGACTGAATCAGGAGGTCATGTAGGTCAGTTAACAACAATGACTTTAGTTCCACAAGTTGTAGATGCAGTTAATGTGCCAGTTATAGGAGCAGGTGGTATTGGAGATGGCAGAGGAGTAGCTGCGGCATTTATGTTAGGAGCTGAAGGGATTCAAGTTGGAACAAGATTTTTAGTAGCAAAAGAATGTACAGTTCATCAAAATTATAAAGACAAAATATTAAAAGCAAATGATATAGATACAGAAGTTACTGGAAGATGTACAGGACATCCAGTGAGGGTTCTTAGAAACAAACTTGCAAGAACTTATTTAAAGTTAGAAAAAGAAGGAATGCCAGTTGAAGAAATTGAAAAACTTGGAATAGGGGCATTAAGAAAAGCAGTTGTAGAAGGCGATGTAGATAATGGGTCACTTATGTCAGGGCAAATTGCAGGTTTAATTAATAAAGAACAAACAAGTAAAGAAATAATCGAAGAATTGTTTAAGGGAGCAGAAGAAAGATTTAAACTATTTGGAGGTAAATATGAATAA
- the fabD gene encoding ACP S-malonyltransferase, which translates to MNKSKTAFLFPGQGVQTVGMAKELCENISECKAILDKSEEILDMPIKKLMFEGPEELLTATENAQPTILVASLIALKALEINGISADYTAGLSLGEYSSLIYGGALSLEDGLLLVKERGRIMGSALPEGLGTMAAILKLNDEKLKELLDRAGKFGIIEGANFNCPGQVSVSGENKAVEEAVKIAKELGGLGIPLKVSGPFHSSLLAQASEEFYNTIKTANIGEVNKIVYSNVKGLPYDKNDDIKDLLKRHIRSSVLFEKTINHMIDSGVDTFIEVGPGKALRGFVKKINKSANLLNVEDMQSLDNTINKLKA; encoded by the coding sequence ATGAATAAAAGTAAAACAGCTTTTCTTTTTCCAGGCCAAGGAGTTCAAACTGTTGGAATGGCTAAGGAACTTTGTGAAAATATATCAGAATGTAAAGCGATTTTGGATAAAAGTGAAGAAATTTTAGATATGCCTATAAAAAAATTAATGTTTGAAGGACCTGAGGAATTATTAACTGCAACAGAAAATGCACAACCAACGATTCTTGTTGCTTCACTTATTGCATTAAAAGCATTAGAGATTAATGGAATAAGTGCTGATTATACTGCAGGACTTAGTTTAGGTGAATATTCATCATTAATATATGGAGGAGCACTTTCTTTAGAAGATGGATTATTACTTGTAAAAGAAAGAGGAAGAATAATGGGTAGTGCATTGCCAGAAGGATTAGGAACAATGGCTGCTATATTAAAGTTAAATGATGAAAAATTAAAAGAACTATTAGATAGAGCTGGAAAATTTGGTATAATAGAAGGTGCTAATTTCAATTGCCCAGGTCAAGTATCTGTTTCGGGAGAAAATAAAGCTGTAGAAGAAGCAGTTAAAATTGCGAAAGAGCTTGGGGGATTAGGAATACCATTAAAAGTTAGTGGTCCATTCCATAGTTCATTACTAGCACAAGCAAGTGAAGAATTTTATAATACTATAAAAACTGCTAATATTGGAGAAGTAAATAAAATAGTATATTCAAATGTTAAGGGACTTCCATATGATAAAAATGATGACATTAAAGATTTATTAAAAAGACATATAAGATCTTCAGTGCTTTTTGAAAAGACTATAAATCATATGATTGATAGTGGAGTAGATACATTTATTGAAGTTGGACCTGGAAAAGCATTGAGAGGTTTTGTTAAGAAAATAAATAAGAGTGCTAATCTTTTAAATGTTGAAGATATGCAATCATTAGATAATACAATCAACAAGTTAAAAGCATAA
- the fabG gene encoding 3-oxoacyl-[acyl-carrier-protein] reductase produces the protein MLKGKCAVITGAARGIGKAVALKLASLGANIVLNYRSSEKEVKEVENLIKDMGVDVISVKGDISKLDEVENLVSVAKEKFGCIDIMVNNAGITKDTLILRMKEEDFDTVIDINLKGVFNCLKCITPIMVKQKHGKIINLSSVVGISGNAGQVNYSASKAGVIGMTKSLAKEVGSRGINVNAVAPGYIETDMTESLGDKYKEEVKKNIPLKKLGKPEDVANVVAFLSSEASDYVTGQVIQVDGGMLM, from the coding sequence ATGCTAAAAGGAAAATGTGCAGTTATTACAGGTGCAGCAAGAGGAATCGGAAAAGCAGTCGCATTAAAATTAGCATCACTTGGTGCGAATATAGTTTTAAATTATAGAAGTAGCGAAAAAGAAGTCAAGGAAGTAGAAAATCTTATAAAAGATATGGGTGTAGATGTTATAAGTGTAAAAGGTGACATTTCTAAATTAGATGAAGTGGAAAATCTTGTATCAGTAGCTAAAGAAAAGTTTGGATGCATAGATATCATGGTAAACAATGCTGGAATTACTAAGGATACATTAATTCTTAGAATGAAGGAAGAAGATTTTGATACTGTTATTGACATAAATTTAAAAGGAGTATTTAATTGTTTAAAATGCATTACTCCAATCATGGTTAAACAAAAACATGGGAAGATAATAAATCTTTCATCAGTAGTTGGAATTTCAGGAAATGCTGGTCAAGTAAATTACTCGGCTTCTAAAGCAGGGGTAATTGGTATGACAAAATCTCTTGCGAAGGAAGTTGGATCAAGAGGAATTAATGTCAATGCTGTAGCACCAGGTTACATTGAAACTGATATGACAGAATCTTTAGGAGATAAATATAAAGAAGAAGTTAAGAAAAACATACCACTTAAGAAATTAGGAAAACCAGAAGATGTTGCAAATGTTGTAGCTTTTCTTTCAAGTGAAGCTTCAGACTATGTTACAGGTCAAGTTATCCAAGTTGACGGTGGAATGTTAATGTAA